A window of Armatimonadota bacterium genomic DNA:
TGGCGAAGGCGACGGTTCGGGAGGGATCGGCGAGCTCGGTGCCTCGCGCGGGGTTCTTGAGGTTCGGAAATCCGGTGTAATCGAGGGTGATGTTGGTGTCGCTTCCTAGGTAGCCCCAGTTGTAGCCGAAGCCCGAGTGGTCGCCGAAATAGGTTGAAGCGTCGTGGGCCATGTCGCGCGCCGCGCGCCCGGAGGTGTAGGGCGCCAGGATGCCCTCTTTGGGATCAAATTCGGAATTCGCCACACCCTTGCCGAACCAGGCCTTGACCTCCTCGCCCTCTTGATACATCGCGATAGGGAAGGTGTCGTCGGCGTCGGCCATGTAAAGGCTGGTGGCGTCGGTGAGCTGCTTCATCGAAAGCGTCGCATTGAAGGTCACGGCGGCGTTCTTGGCCGCGCGCACCGCCGGCATGAAAATGGCCGTCAGGATGGCGATGATCACCATCACGTTAAGCAATTCTATGAGTGTAAATCCCTTTCGCACCAGTGCGCCTCCCACAACGCCGGAATGGTCCGATCAAGATTTTCGGCGCTTAGCCAACGCTCAACTCTGTGAGAATGCGGGTTTTGGGGGGAAGAGGTGCTCGGTGCCAGGTTCTCAGGTGATGGGGTGTCGGGGCCCTAGCGAAGGGCGAGGGATCGCGTATCGCTCGTCGCCCTTCGCGCTTCGCCTCCTTCTTATCTGCGGATCTCTGCCAACAACTCTTGAGTCTTCGCTTCCATAAGCGCCCGATTGCCTCGCGTCTCCACGTTCAGCCTAATCACCGGCTCAGTGTTCGAGCCGCGGAGGTTGAACCGCCAATCTTCGAACGCGACGCTCAAGCCGTCGATCCGGTCAATCTGGCCTCCCGCTGCGAACTTCTCCTCCACTCGCGCCAAGACCGCCGGTACGCTCTCGACCGTCGAATTCACCTCGCCGCTGCAGGGGTAGCGCTCGATCATCTCGCCGACGAGTTCGCTCAGCGACTTGCCAGAGCGCGAAACGAGGTCGGCGATCAGGAGCAGCGGGATCATGCCGCTGTCGCAATACCAGTGATCCCGGAAGTAATGGTGGGCGCTCATTTCGCCGCCATAGATGGCGTTCTCCGCCCTCATCCTTTCCTTGATGAAGGCGTGGCCGCTCTTGCAGACCACCGCCCGCCCGCCCCGCCGCCCCACGATGTCCAGGGTGTTCCAATAGAGCCGCGGGTCGTAGATGATCGTGTTGTTCGGGTCCTTGCTGAGGATCGCGTCCGCCAGAAGCCCGACGATGTAATAGCCTTCGATGAAGTTGCCCTGGCCATCCAGGAAGAAGCAGCGATCGTAGTCGCCATCCCAGGCAACCCCAAAATCGAATGCCGGCGACGCCTCTCTCAAGCGCTTCTCCGTCCTCTCGCGGGCCTCTTCCAAGATCGGGTTTGGTACGCCGTTCGGGAAGTGCCCGTCCGGCTCGAAGAGCATGCGATCTACCTTGAAAGGAAGGTAGGGAAGGAGCGCCTCGAGCGCGATTCCTGCGGCTCCGTTTCCTACGTCCATGAGGATGTTCATGGGCTTGAGAGCCGCCGGGTCCACTAGGCTCATCAAGTGCTTGACAAAGTCCCCGTAGACTCCTTTTTCGATGATTTTCCCGTCTCCCGAGCGCTCCCATCGTCCCTCGTGGGCTCGACGTTCGATCTCAAAAAGGCCCGTGTCGCCGCTGATTGGGCGGCTTTCTTGGCGGACCATCTTCATGCCGTTGTACTGGGGCGGGTTGTGGCTCGCGGTGATCATCACGCCGCCATCGAACCCATAGAAGGCCGTCGCGAAATAGACCATCTCGGTGCCCACCATGCCGAGGTGCGTCACGTCGACTCCAGATTCGTTCAGTCCCCGCGCCATCGCCTGATAGAGATCCGGCCCCGAAAGCCGGATATCGTAGCCGATGCACACACTCTTGGCGCCCGTCTCGTCGGCAAACGCTCTCCCGATTCGGTAGGCGAGATCGGGGTTCAGTTCGTCGGGCACGATGCCGCGGACGTCGTATGCCTTGAAGGCAGGCAGGTATTGGCCCATCTGCGAGGGTGATACCCGATGGCGAGCCATTCGCCGCTGGTACCCTTCTCCCCTATGCCCGCGAAGCTCCTTGGCGCTCACATGCCCACGGCCGGAGGTCTGGACAAGGCCATCCGCAACGGCAAGGCCATCGGCTGCACCGCCGTCCAAGTGTTCACCTCTAGCCCGCAGCAATGGAGGGCCAAAGAGGTCACCGATGAGATGGCCTCCAAGTTCAAGGATGCGCTCAAGGAGACGGGTATCACGTCGGTCGTCAGCCACGACAGCTATCTGGTCAATCTGAGCGCCCTGGACACCGAGATGCAGGCCAAGAGCATCGCAGGGCTCAAGGGCGAGCTTAACCGGTGCGCTGCCTACGGCATTCCCTTCGCGGTGTCCCACATTGGAGCCCACATGGGCCGCGGCATCGAGGAGGGCCTTCGCATCGCGGCAGAAGGGATCGCCGAGGTGCTTGCCGATACGCCGGACTCCGTGACTCTGCTCATGGAGACAACCGCAGGGCAAGGGAGTGTCCTCAACTCGAAGTTTGAGGAGCTTGCCTGGCTGCTCGATGCGCTCAAGGGCCACAAGCGGCTCGGGGTCTGCCTCGACACTTGCCACGTTTTTGTCGCCGGATACGATCTGCGCAATCAGGAAATGTTTGAAGCTACATTTGATCGTTTTGGCAAGGCGGTTGGACTGGACCGGCTCAAAGCGATCCACTGCAACGACAGCAAGAAGGGTCTTGGCTCGCATGCCGACCGCCACGAGCACATCGGCAAAGGGGAAATCGGCGAAGAGGCGTTCCGGCTGCTGGTCAACGACCCGAAGTTTGAGTACGTGCCGATCCTCCTGGAGACTCCGGAAGCGGAAACCATGCACCAGGTGAATCTGGAAGTGCTGATGGGGCTAAGAGAAGCCTGACTACAACCGTCAAAAATAAACTCGAGTTCGATTTTGTCGGTTGTTTGGTCCTTGGATGAACCGCTTCATCCGCTATCCTCTCATCTATGACCGCCGAAATCGTCAGCGTCGGAACCGAGATCCTGATGGGCCAAATCGTGGATACGAACGCCCAGGCCATCGGGAAGCTCTTGCCGGAGCTCGGCATCACGCACCGCTACCGACAGACGGTTGGCGACAACCTGGAGCGCGTGACTTCGGCGCTCAACCTGGCCCTGAGCCGTTCCGATATCGTGTTCACCATCGGCGGTCTCGGCCCGACCCAAGATGACCTCACCCGCGAAGCCATCGCCGAAGCGCTCGGCGATCCCCTGGTCGAAGATTCCAAGATCACCGAACGCCTCAGCAAGCTCTTTGCTTCGCGGGGGCTCACCTGGACGGAATCGCAGCGCCGGCAGGCGATGCGTCCCGGGTGCGCCGAGCCGATCGACAACCCCAATGGGACCGCGCCTGGGCTGGTTTGCCGCATGGGCGGCAAAACGATCTTTGCGTTACCTGGACCCCGAACTGAGTTCATCCCAATGCTCGAAGGGCCGGTGCGTGAGATGCTGAACGGGCTGACGCCGGGGGTCACGATTGTGTCGCGACTTCTGCGCGTCATAGGGCTTGGAGAAAGCCTTGTCGAGCAACGGGTGGCCGAACTGCTGGCGAACGAAAACCCCTCCATCGCGCCCTATGCCCATCCCGGCGAGGTGCACTTGAGGCTGACGGCTTCGGCGCCCAGCGAGGCCGACGCGAATGCGCTCCTCGATCCGTTCGAGGCCAAGGTGAGGGCCATTCTGGGATCGGCAATCTATGCGTCGGGCGATTTGACGATCGAGGGCCACATCCTGAAGCTCCTCTATGCGCGCGGGCAGACGCTGGCGGTCGCAGAAAGCTGTACGGGCGGAGGCCTCGGGGCGCGGCTGACCGGCGTGCCGGGCTCTTCGGCGGTGTTCCTCGGCGGGGTGATCAGTTATGCGAACGAGGTCAAGGAGAGGCTTCTCAGTGTGCATCCCGGCGTACTGCTGGAGAAAGGCGCGGTTTCGGCGGAATGTGCGCGTGAGATGGCGGAAGGCGCCAAAGGACTGATCGGCGCGGACTGGGCGTTGAGCATCACCGGTGTGGCGGGTCCCGGCGGCGGCTCGGAAGCAAAGCCGGTGGGGCTGATCTACATCGGTTGGTCTGGGCCGGACTCGTCTGGGGCGCAGGAGTTCAAGTTTCGGGGGTCGAGAGAGAGCATTCGGATACGAAGCATTCAGTCGGCGCTCGTGCTGCTCAGAGAGAAGCTGGAGGGGCTGTAGTTCTCATGTAAGCGTATAGGTCGTATAGGACCTATTAGTCGTATAGGACCAATACCGATCAGCTCAAAGATCAGCCCCTGTCCAGCGGCGTCATCTCACCCCAGTTGGGGCCCGCCTTCGCGTCCACCTCCACGCGGACGTCCATGGGAAGGGCGTTCTCCATCAAACCGCGGATCGGCTCGATCAGCGCTCGGTCGTCGTGCGGCATTTCAAACAGCAGTTCGTCGTGAACCTGCAGCAGCATCCGGGTCGCTGAGGCGTCGAGGCGTCCGCGCACGTCGACCATGGCCAGCTTGATCATGTCGGCGGCGGTTCCTTGCATGGGGGCGTTCATCGCCTGACGCTCGGCGCCAAGCCGTTCGTTGCGGTTCGCCGCATGAATCTCCGGGAAGTAGCGCCTGCGCCCACAGAGCGTGGTCGTGAACCCTTTCGAGCGCGCCTCGGCGACGATCCCATCCATAAACGCCTTCACACTCGGGAACCTGGAGTAGTAGTTCTCGATCAGCGTTCGCGCCTCGGTGACGGAGAAGTCGCCGCCCAATTGGTTCGCCAGGCCAAAGTCGGTGACGCCATAGAGCACCGCATAGTTGAGCAGCTTCGCGTAGCCCCTTTGGGTCTTGGAGACTTCTTCTCGTCCGGCATCGAACATCACCGAAGCGGTGACGGTGTGCACGTCCTCGCCGGTTTCAAACGCCCGCAGGAGATTCGGATCCTTGCAGTAATGGGCCAGAATTCTTAGCTCGATCTGGGAGTAGTCGAGGGAAACCAACGAAGTGCCTGCTGCCGCCACGAACGCCTTCCTGATCTCGCGCCCGAGGTCCGTCCGGATGGGGATGTTCTGGAGGTTGGGGTCGTTGGAGCTCAGTCGACCAGTGGCGGCAACGGCCTGCGCGTAGGTGGTGTGGATTCTCCCGTCCTGAGCGATCATTCTCGGTAGCGAATCGGCATACGTCGACCTCAGCTTGGAGAGCTCCCTCCAGTTCAGAATCTCCTTGGCGATCGGGTGGTCGATGAACTGGAGGATTTCCGCCCCCGTTGCATATCCCGTTTTCGTCTTCTTTTGTCCAGGAATCTTGAGCTTTTCAAAGAGAACTTCGCCCAACTGTTTTGGGGAGCCGATGTTAAACTCCTCCCCCGCCAGTTCATAGACCCGTGCCGCCGATGCCGCGATCTGGACCTGAAGGCTTCCGGAGAAGTTCTCCAGGAACGGCCTGCTCACCTGGATGCCGAAACTCTCCATTTCAGCAAGAATAGGGGTCAAAGGTTGCTCAATATCGAACAGGACCTTCTCCTGGCTTTCCTTTCGGAGCTGCGACTCCATCGTCGCCCGAAGCCGGTAGAGTGCCACGGCCATCTCCTCAGGTTTGGTTGGTGGGGTCAGGTCGAGGTAGCCCTGCACCAGGTCGCGCAACGCATACGACGACCGCCCGGACTGAAGCACGTACCCCGCAAGCATCGTGTCAAATCCGACCGGTTGGAGGCCAGTCCGAGCCTTCTTGATGAGCGGTTTGGCGTCGTGAACAACCGCTTGGCCGGGCACAGCGCCGAGGAACTCCAGCGCCAAGGGCTCAGGGACACGCGCGACCTCCGCGTCCAACCCGATGAACGCTTCTGCAGCGCCTTCCTCGAACATGCTGGCCTGGGCTGAGGTTGACCCCAAGAACAACGAGTACGGCCGGCCCCCGATCCAGGTCTCCAGGTCTTCCAGGCTCTTTGCGGATCGGTGCGTCGCTTCGATCGCCTCGGAGACGACTTCCACGGGGATGGGTTCGATAGACCCGCCTTCGATGTACGGCGCCAGGACCTGCGGCAAGCGCTTCACGTGGCTGCGCAGCTCGTAATACTCGAGGAACGCCCGCGCCTTCTGAACCTGTTCTTCGGTCACGGCGAACGGCTCGAATCCATAGGCGACCTCCGCCGTGCGGCAGATGGTGGCAAGCCACTTCGACTTCTTGAGCTGCTCGATCACGCCCGGCGCTTCAAGCTTCTTGAGATATTTCGGCTCGGCCTCTTGCAGGCGCTCGATCAGGCTCTCGACCGACCCAAACTGCTGAATCAGGGCCGTCGCACCCTTCTCGCCAATCCCGGGTACGCCGGGGATGTTGTCGCTGGTGTCGCCGACAATGGCCTTCCAATCGGGAAGCTGCTCGGGGGTCACGCCATAGCGGTCCCGCACGGCCGTTGGGTCGTAAGTCACCGTGTCGGTCACCCCAACCCGCGTGGTGAGCACGTGAACACGTTCGTCGACGAGCTGGAGCTGGTCCAGGCCCGATGATGTCGTCGGCCTCATAGCCGGTCACCTCCAGGCAAGGCAGTCCAAGTGCCGCGATGAGATCCCGCGACTCATGAAGCTGCACGACGAGTTCTTCTGGAGTCTCGCGGCGCGTGCCCTTGTACTCCGAATACTCCGCGTGGCGAAAGGTCTTGCCGTGGGCGTCTAGAGCGACGACCAAGGCGTCAGGCTTCAGGTTCTCGAGCACGTAGAAGAGCATGCTGGTGAACCCAAAGAGGGCGTTGGTGGGGCGTCCGTCGCTGGTGGAAAGGAACCGCGTGCCATAGAACGCCCGAAACAACAGGCTATAGCCATCCAGCAGGATCAATCGCCTTTCCGCCATGGGCGATACGTTACCTCCCAGCGGGACCGGGCGCGGGCAAAGAGGCCACGACGGCGGCACCCACGTTCATCTGGTTGGCTTGAATCCGCTGCCCGCCTGAGAAAGCCGGGGTCACGGCGCACTGGTTGACGAGATACAGGTTCTCGACTTTTGTCTGGGCGGCATCGGCCCGGCAATTCCACTTGTGGAGCCCACGCGATTCCTGGATGTACCGCTTCACGATCCGCCAGTTCTCAGGATCCCGCGCTGTAAGGTCGCGCAGATCCATCGGATAGTAGGTGTGGAATGGGCCCACTTCGTCGGTGTTGAACTCCGCGGCCGTGTAGGGCCGCAGGGTTTCGAAGAACGCCGAGGAGCGCCGCAGATAGAACTGCTCGGGCATCCGAACCACAAGGCTCCCGTTGCCGGTCATCTGCCGGAAATACTCCTCGATGGCGGGGATTTCGATCTTTCGAATCGGCCAAAGCTCGGGATCGTCTGCCAGGCTGTGCGAGTGCTGAAGCCGGGTTCGCTTCAACCTGTAGCCAAAATCGTTGAAGCAGGCGATGCCGGGCTGGATGCCGATGTTGAAACCGCTGGCCATGCGCCTGCTGTTCAGCCACTCCAGACCCTTGTCCTCCGGATGAACCAGTCCCCGGCAGAGCATCTTAAAATGGTACGCCTGCGAGAGGGCCACGTAGCCGATCTTGCAGTAGGCAGCCGACCGAAAGCTGTCGGTGGCGATCTGCTTTTCAAGGAGCGCCATCACGTGCGCCGCACGCTCATCTGCCAGCACCTGATCAACTCTCACTCCTTCCGAGGCCATGATCTCATCTGGGGTCAGGCCCACGTGGCTCTGGAGCATTTTCCAGTCCTCCGAGGTCAATCCCTTCACGTCGAACACCATGCCGCAAGCCAAAAACGGGGTTTCGACGGTGTAGCGCAGGCCGCACTTTTCAGCGATCCGGGACTCCACGTCGGTATCGATAAACGTGGAAGCCTCGATCTGGTCGCCCTCGCTGGTCAGAATGCTCTCGATCCGCTTCCCGCTCAATCGAACGTGAAGGCTGTCGAAGGAACCGGTCCGGATGAGGTCGATGCGCCCCGCGTATCGGCTCTCCAGGAACTGCCTCAGGCGCTCATCCGCGTTCACGGGGACCGACGTCCAGCCGATCATCGCAAGCGCCTCACGGAACAGGGCCTGCTGCTGCGGCGTGTGGGTCGTGGTGCCCATGTTGTCGAAGAACCGGAGGTTCGCGCCGGAAGCCGCCGAGACGCCGCCAAGGGGTCCCGCGAAAACCAGGGCCACATGGAAACCGCGATCAGCCGCGGCCATTGCCGTCGTGATGGAGGCCAGTTCGCCGCCGACCACGGCCACGTCATAGGACCGGAACACCCGAGCCATCACGTTCTCCGACCAGTGAAGCGGCACCAGAATGGCCTTGCCCCAGGATTCGACATAGCGGAAGAGCGTCGCTTGCGGGAACCGGGCCTTCACCCGATGGATGAATTCCACGGTCGAAATGAGCCTTTCTTGGCCCCTGTAGCCCCGTTCGCCAAGGTAGCGCCCGATGCGCTGGGCCTCATAGGTGAGGTCGCGTGCGCACACCTCGCTGCCGTTCTGGAAAATCTCGGGGTCGAGCGCCACATCGCTGATGCGGACCGCAACGTTGGGCTCGTATTCCTTCGCGCTGACCTGCGTCTCGATGGTCAGCAGGGCGCCGCCGCAGACAAGCGCAAGCACGAACGCCCCTACAGTAAGGCGCCAATAGGCTCTAGTTCTCGGATACGATGGTCTCACACTCGCTGGTCCAAACAAACCGCAAGGAACTAGTGTTCTTGCACCCGCTATTTGTACCTGTCTTGAAGCCGACCTTGGGGGGCCGTGGCCACACAAACCGGGAGGAAATGCTGGTAAAATTCCATTTCGTCCCGCAGCAACGGAGCGAGAGACTCCGAGGCGGCGAAGGCTGCATGCGGGGCTCGAGGGAGGGGTGATGGTTTACAGGCCCGTTCGCTACGAGCAGATCATGAAGGTCGCCGAGGCCTTTGATGTAAGGGCTCGCCGGATGTTTAACGGTATGGGAATCTATACCGGCGAGAAGATGTTTGCCTTCCTCTATGAGTCGGAAATCGGCCTCAAGCTCTCTCCAGAAGACCAGCAAACGGCGCTTGCCCTGGCCGGCGCAGGCCCCCTCCAGCCTGACCCTGCGATGGAACCGATGCGCGAGTACGTGAAGATGCCGATCGAAGTCCTCGACAACTTCGAGCAGTTCACCTATTGGGTCGAGCGGAGCACCACTTACGTTCGCAAGAAGAACGGCATGGCGTAAGCGGACTCAGGTCCCCCGGCGGTTCCCGTAGAGCTCCACGTGGAGCCTGGGCCCAAACCGAAATCCCTTCTCGACGCACACGGCAGCCACTGCCGCGCCCGCAGTTCGCAATTGGCCGGCCGTCGTCGCCTCCGGCATGAGCAGAATCCTTTCCTTGGCTACTGGGGGAAGCCCAGATAGGACTTGGCCGATCTCAGCCAAGTCTGCCTGAAGGCGTTCGGCTGACACAACGAACTTCAGTTGGCATTCGAATGCGTCCAGAAGTTGTCGCAATGGCTCCCTGTCGGACCGGGTCCGTTCGTGCCGTTCCGTCCATCCCATTCCGGCCTCAGGGCCCGGGGTCGAGTTGGAGAGTTTCGGGCTGATCGACATCAGGTCGCAGTGCAGGTTGCGATAAACGGTGCCGGCGGTCTCGATCGTAACCGTGAAACCACTGGTCCATAACTGCCGGCAGAGTTCCTCGATCGGCTCAAAGAGCATCGGCTCGCCACCGGTCAGCACCACATGCCCGAGCTCGGCCTCTTCCACGCGTCTGGTGATCTCTTCGACCGCCAAAACCTCTCCCTCAGGATTCCAACTGGCGTATTTGGTGTCGCACCAGGAGCACCTTAGGTTGCATCCAGAAACGCGCACGAAAGTTGAGGGCGTTCCCGCCCAGATGCCCTCTCCCTGGATGCTGCGAAAGATCTCGGCGATGCGCAGGCTACCCATGCGCAACCCTTGCCAGAGCCGGGTCGGACAGGCCAACCTCGGCAAAGGCCCTGGAGCGGATGAGACACGCGTCGCAGCGCCCACAAGCCCGCCCGTCGGGGGTGGGGTCATAGCAGGTGAAGGTCAGCGAGTAGTCCACTCCAAGCTCCAGCCCCAAACGGATAATGTCGGGCTTGGCGAGGGAGATCAGCGGCGCGCGGATGTGAAACTCTGCGCCTTCGACGCCAACCTTGGTCGCCACGTTGGCAAGCTGCTCAAAGGCCTGGATGAACTCGGGCCGGCAGTCTGGATAGCCGGAGTAGTCCACAGCGTTGACCCCCAGAAAGATGTCGCTTGCCCCGAGGCTTTCAGCGTAGGCCAAGGCCAGCGCCAGAAGCACGGTGTTGCGCGCCGGCACGTAGGTCGAAGGAATGCCTTGCTCGATCTCCTGGGACGCGC
This region includes:
- the polA gene encoding DNA polymerase I — protein: MRPTTSSGLDQLQLVDERVHVLTTRVGVTDTVTYDPTAVRDRYGVTPEQLPDWKAIVGDTSDNIPGVPGIGEKGATALIQQFGSVESLIERLQEAEPKYLKKLEAPGVIEQLKKSKWLATICRTAEVAYGFEPFAVTEEQVQKARAFLEYYELRSHVKRLPQVLAPYIEGGSIEPIPVEVVSEAIEATHRSAKSLEDLETWIGGRPYSLFLGSTSAQASMFEEGAAEAFIGLDAEVARVPEPLALEFLGAVPGQAVVHDAKPLIKKARTGLQPVGFDTMLAGYVLQSGRSSYALRDLVQGYLDLTPPTKPEEMAVALYRLRATMESQLRKESQEKVLFDIEQPLTPILAEMESFGIQVSRPFLENFSGSLQVQIAASAARVYELAGEEFNIGSPKQLGEVLFEKLKIPGQKKTKTGYATGAEILQFIDHPIAKEILNWRELSKLRSTYADSLPRMIAQDGRIHTTYAQAVAATGRLSSNDPNLQNIPIRTDLGREIRKAFVAAAGTSLVSLDYSQIELRILAHYCKDPNLLRAFETGEDVHTVTASVMFDAGREEVSKTQRGYAKLLNYAVLYGVTDFGLANQLGGDFSVTEARTLIENYYSRFPSVKAFMDGIVAEARSKGFTTTLCGRRRYFPEIHAANRNERLGAERQAMNAPMQGTAADMIKLAMVDVRGRLDASATRMLLQVHDELLFEMPHDDRALIEPIRGLMENALPMDVRVEVDAKAGPNWGEMTPLDRG
- a CDS encoding phosphomannomutase, with product MGQYLPAFKAYDVRGIVPDELNPDLAYRIGRAFADETGAKSVCIGYDIRLSGPDLYQAMARGLNESGVDVTHLGMVGTEMVYFATAFYGFDGGVMITASHNPPQYNGMKMVRQESRPISGDTGLFEIERRAHEGRWERSGDGKIIEKGVYGDFVKHLMSLVDPAALKPMNILMDVGNGAAGIALEALLPYLPFKVDRMLFEPDGHFPNGVPNPILEEARERTEKRLREASPAFDFGVAWDGDYDRCFFLDGQGNFIEGYYIVGLLADAILSKDPNNTIIYDPRLYWNTLDIVGRRGGRAVVCKSGHAFIKERMRAENAIYGGEMSAHHYFRDHWYCDSGMIPLLLIADLVSRSGKSLSELVGEMIERYPCSGEVNSTVESVPAVLARVEEKFAAGGQIDRIDGLSVAFEDWRFNLRGSNTEPVIRLNVETRGNRALMEAKTQELLAEIRR
- a CDS encoding TfoX/Sxy family protein gives rise to the protein MVYRPVRYEQIMKVAEAFDVRARRMFNGMGIYTGEKMFAFLYESEIGLKLSPEDQQTALALAGAGPLQPDPAMEPMREYVKMPIEVLDNFEQFTYWVERSTTYVRKKNGMA
- a CDS encoding competence/damage-inducible protein A, whose protein sequence is MTAEIVSVGTEILMGQIVDTNAQAIGKLLPELGITHRYRQTVGDNLERVTSALNLALSRSDIVFTIGGLGPTQDDLTREAIAEALGDPLVEDSKITERLSKLFASRGLTWTESQRRQAMRPGCAEPIDNPNGTAPGLVCRMGGKTIFALPGPRTEFIPMLEGPVREMLNGLTPGVTIVSRLLRVIGLGESLVEQRVAELLANENPSIAPYAHPGEVHLRLTASAPSEADANALLDPFEAKVRAILGSAIYASGDLTIEGHILKLLYARGQTLAVAESCTGGGLGARLTGVPGSSAVFLGGVISYANEVKERLLSVHPGVLLEKGAVSAECAREMAEGAKGLIGADWALSITGVAGPGGGSEAKPVGLIYIGWSGPDSSGAQEFKFRGSRESIRIRSIQSALVLLREKLEGL
- a CDS encoding deoxyribonuclease IV, which translates into the protein MPAKLLGAHMPTAGGLDKAIRNGKAIGCTAVQVFTSSPQQWRAKEVTDEMASKFKDALKETGITSVVSHDSYLVNLSALDTEMQAKSIAGLKGELNRCAAYGIPFAVSHIGAHMGRGIEEGLRIAAEGIAEVLADTPDSVTLLMETTAGQGSVLNSKFEELAWLLDALKGHKRLGVCLDTCHVFVAGYDLRNQEMFEATFDRFGKAVGLDRLKAIHCNDSKKGLGSHADRHEHIGKGEIGEEAFRLLVNDPKFEYVPILLETPEAETMHQVNLEVLMGLREA
- a CDS encoding FAD-dependent oxidoreductase — encoded protein: MLALVCGGALLTIETQVSAKEYEPNVAVRISDVALDPEIFQNGSEVCARDLTYEAQRIGRYLGERGYRGQERLISTVEFIHRVKARFPQATLFRYVESWGKAILVPLHWSENVMARVFRSYDVAVVGGELASITTAMAAADRGFHVALVFAGPLGGVSAASGANLRFFDNMGTTTHTPQQQALFREALAMIGWTSVPVNADERLRQFLESRYAGRIDLIRTGSFDSLHVRLSGKRIESILTSEGDQIEASTFIDTDVESRIAEKCGLRYTVETPFLACGMVFDVKGLTSEDWKMLQSHVGLTPDEIMASEGVRVDQVLADERAAHVMALLEKQIATDSFRSAAYCKIGYVALSQAYHFKMLCRGLVHPEDKGLEWLNSRRMASGFNIGIQPGIACFNDFGYRLKRTRLQHSHSLADDPELWPIRKIEIPAIEEYFRQMTGNGSLVVRMPEQFYLRRSSAFFETLRPYTAAEFNTDEVGPFHTYYPMDLRDLTARDPENWRIVKRYIQESRGLHKWNCRADAAQTKVENLYLVNQCAVTPAFSGGQRIQANQMNVGAAVVASLPAPGPAGR
- the queC gene encoding 7-cyano-7-deazaguanine synthase QueC encodes the protein MKHAVVLLSGGLDSSTTLAVALREGFECHALTVSYGQRHDTELRAAKNVVRMLGARDHKVISVPLDAFGGSSLTDKRIPVPKGRASQEIEQGIPSTYVPARNTVLLALALAYAESLGASDIFLGVNAVDYSGYPDCRPEFIQAFEQLANVATKVGVEGAEFHIRAPLISLAKPDIIRLGLELGVDYSLTFTCYDPTPDGRACGRCDACLIRSRAFAEVGLSDPALARVAHG
- a CDS encoding 7-carboxy-7-deazaguanine synthase QueE: MRIAEIFRSIQGEGIWAGTPSTFVRVSGCNLRCSWCDTKYASWNPEGEVLAVEEITRRVEEAELGHVVLTGGEPMLFEPIEELCRQLWTSGFTVTIETAGTVYRNLHCDLMSISPKLSNSTPGPEAGMGWTERHERTRSDREPLRQLLDAFECQLKFVVSAERLQADLAEIGQVLSGLPPVAKERILLMPEATTAGQLRTAGAAVAAVCVEKGFRFGPRLHVELYGNRRGT